In the genome of Raphanus sativus cultivar WK10039 chromosome 9, ASM80110v3, whole genome shotgun sequence, the window GCTGTACAAGAATCAAGattcaagaatcaagaatcaagaaacaGAGAGTTTGTACCTGAGAAACAACAACATGCCTTGCTCCACTTCCAAGCTCCAAACCACCATGTTCATGTCCATGACCAATGTCGATTTTACTATGTCCATCACAAGAACCATGACCTTGAGAGTGACTATGTCTATGGTGAGCAGCATGAGCATGAATGCCAACAATGTGAATCCCACCACTATCTTCTTCTCCAAACACTTTCTCATCGTTACACCCTCCTTCAGCAACCAAGGGAACAACAATACTCTGAGACTGTTCATCAGTACTAGCTTCCCTCTCTTGCTTCCTCTCATAGTACTGAGTCCCCATGAAATCCACAAGCAGAGTGATCAAAGCAGCAACCATCGCAAAGAACCCCGGGAAAGGAAACTTAGACCAAGGGAACTCCGGCAAGCAGGGGTTCTTCAGAGCCTCCGTGCCGCCGGCTAACATGTGAACAAACCCTGTGGCGAGGATCACACCTGCTGCAAAGGCTTTAGCGGTTACAAAGAGGCTGCCGTCGGTTTGAAGGAACCGGCGGTTCCTGCCTATGAGTGGTACAGATACACCTGCTGCACCAGACAAGAGGATCGAAGCGATGGCTACTAGTTTCAGTAGAAACGCAGCGGAATCGTCACGACAAGGGTCTGACTCTGAGGCATTGCAGAGGATGTTTGATGATGATGCAGCCATTGTATCCGGAACTAACAGCAAAATGGACTCTCTTGCTGTTTATTTTTAGTACAGAACAGAACCAAACATATCAgaacaaaatattaatcttattaatctttaAACAGATAAAACAGAACAGGACAAAACCAAAAGtattaatcttttctttttatcaaaaagtaTTAATCTCTAAACAGATAAAACAGAACAAAATAGAACCAAACAtaacagagaaacaaaaaaaacagaacaaaagtatgaatctttttttttttgaaaatacaaaagTATGAATCTTTAAACAGATAAGTTCGTGTAATATGCTTAAAAATCAATGTGAGATTGCGAAAATCTTCacaaataaaacttcaaattacATGCAGAGACTTTaaattgagaagaaaaaaaaaagtatgaatCATTACTTCAATGGAGATTTTGTTGACGATGAAATACCTGAGAGAGAGGAAACAAGTTCCAAAGAACCTAACCAATAAAACCCAGaatcagtttttctttttcaattttaataacaCAAATTGCAATTGGAAGGATAGAAGGGAAATCTAagattctttcaaaaaaaaaaagaagggaaTCTAAGATTGACGAAAGAACATTGGATCATGAAAAAGAACGTGAAGAGATTTGGGTAAGAGAATATCTAGGAGACATCCAACAACATGAACGAGTGGGGGGGAGGTAAGTACGAGAATCTCGATAGTTTAGTTATAGAATAATAAAAGTATTAAGTTGGAGAAAGGAACAAGTAATGTCGACATAGTTTGCAGTTTCGGCAACGGGTTTATTGAGAGAAGAGAGACATTTTGTAATAAATTCTCTAGAATGTGGTAAGCACACGCCAAGTATGTCGACATTTTTGcgtaatcttcttctttttttttttgaattattatttcgttgattttatttttcttaaataatataaacgATTAGTGGATTAGAAAAATATTGCAAATTGTCATCATCTAATTAAAGATTCTCAACTCATTAGCATAGATCATAGTATTCTTCAACGTCGTACCTAACtgtttttttgctaaagatACTTTTGGTGAAATATTCAGGTGCAGCTTGCACCatgtcgttttttttttttgtgaaacattACTTTTCATTCAAACGATTAAAACATGTTGTTCAAAGGATATAGAGCTTGTTTGGCTACAAGGTCTGGTCTATCATTAAACTGTCTaggaataaaaataaagttgatTGCATTAAAGAGAGGATAGGAGATGGATATAGAGAAATTACACCTCATGAGGTTGATTGACAATTACATTagaaattacaattttttttctcgttttttctggtcaacagctGTAAAATCTTTCTATAGTCCAAGTTATTGTTAAGGTATAAATTTGACTAATCATACAAGATTTTTTAAAGCTATAgatttttctttcctttttgtttatttttagttgtAGAAAGCAAAAAAtctagaatatttatttttggctttagaaaatttatatataaatcattaaatattttcaaatctacAGCAAAAAATATAAAGCTACATATCATTTTCCAGTCATCCTCCATATACACAGATAACATCATAATTTGCAATCATAATTTGCAAGAATGGAATTGTCACTATTACTTTTTcataattgatttatttttattttatttattgcacaattaaactataataaaacGTCATATTAATAAGTAACTAGTGAAAGTTCAAGAAAAAGAGTAATTTGTTATAGTATCTCAGCGTAAAATCAAAGATGAAAATGGTTTTTTTTGCACCAGAtctatgttttgtaatttacttttgtataaaacaaacaaatataaacattgatttattttttaaatctaattcgTTGTAACTACGAGTGAACCAACAGAGACAATCAAACTTGCACACATTCATGTTTTTCAGTTCATACTTATATAACAACGAACCAACATCAACCAGAAAGTAACACACGCACATCATTTCAGAAGTGACCTTGTCAAATGCTCTCTTGCAGTCGCCAGTGCCTGACTTATCGTCTGAAGCCAAACCGAAAACATACACACATAGAAATGTAACAAGTTCATTAGTTATTTGTCACTTGATAGTACCaattttaagaagaaaaatatcACATTTTGAACAAGAAAACACCTGCTCGGATAGAAGAGCGTTAGGGTCAATGCTATTGATTCCTGCCTTTTCTGCTATCACATTTGCATCCGTCTCCAGGACAATACTGATCAGATATAATAAGAGTAGTAGTATTTTAGAGTATACAAGTAAAGTAGCCTATGATACGATTCATTTATCTAACGGAAATGTTGCAAGGAGGACAAAGTTTTATACCCGCCATCTATTATTTCGTCAAAGCATAGAAAGATGAGATCAAGATTGTCCAATGCCTCTCTCTTGTCAACATTCCCTCTGTAATTTTGTGTTTAGAAAGAAAGGAAACTCTAAAAACTTGAGGTAATATGGGAACTGAAGCTATGATAAAGCAAGACCTGAGGAGGAGATTCACTGCATCGAAGAGACCTTGAAGCACACTGGCTAAGATGAGCTCGTTTTCTTCTTCACCTCCCGTAACAAAGAAATGAAGATCTTGCACAAATTTGTATACAATGATGTTGTTCTCTAGTGCCGTTACTTCCACTGCATTATCAAGAAATATCAATCAAGacaaatacaaaacataattcactaggaaaaaaatatacttaCCTTCGGTGCGAGCATTTGTTTTCTTAGTCTTTGAGAAGACAGCTTTTTCGTATGCTTCTTTAGCCGTATTTGTTGGCCAGTCGTCAGAGTAGTACTTAGCCGCTATGCGCTTTCCTTCAGAATCAAGAAGCAAAATGTTCTTCACTTTTGGGGATAACTCCTATGTGAACAAATAAAACACAAGAGAGCTTAAAGATTGTGAGATATTGCAAAACATAAAAGGATGATCTAATGATAAAACAACATTTAAGAACAACTTAAAATTCTCAATTATACATTAAGAGAAGCTTAATTATCGTTTTTTCCTATGGATCCAGGGAAGTCAAACTGCTAAACAATATCTTCACCATCTGCTTCTATTCCAACcttattaaaaactaaactttaAAATCAATGAACATAAAAAGTTCTAGTATTTTTGTGATCAGTTAAACTTTAACATTCAACTCAACTTTAACAATATCCTCCTCCTATGACCTTTAAAGCTAAAATTCCTGATTTTCTACGCTATCAAGATCATCATGAacaaattgaaattgaaactttCACATGCAAGCTTTACATAAATCTATTTGGTTTTGACCACATACTTGAAACTActgttaatttctttttaattatgaaCTCTAACGAAAAATCAATTACAAATTATCTAACATATCGCATGCATttcagttttcttttgtttccgtCGATATTCCTAGACAACGAAAAAGCCATACCACAATCCAGAATTAGCAGAGAATCCAGAGAAACAGTGAAATATGTaggcaaaaaaagaaaaaaaaagactgaaaatagttttttttttttaattaccatGGCTAAAGGGGATGAAATCGGTGGAGACAGCTCTAGAACTTGAAACTTGAAACTTGAAAGAGAAGATCTCTTTCTCTAAGTAAAAGTACTGAAGAGGAAATTCTCTGATACGttacaaaatattgttttttgtcCACTTTGAGCTATGATGACTCATAGAATCATCCAGAGTGCTACTTCCACACGTCACACTCACCCAGTTTTCTCTAAACCGGATCGTGAACCAGTTATTAGACCGATAATTGGGCGTTTTCTAGAGCCGTGGTACAAAATCGAAAATGATTTACAAACTGAGTGAGTACATTGGCAGAAAAACAAAGCTTCATTTTCTAGGGGTGTAAAATGAGAGCGTGAACTCATGAGCTGAATTTCTAGGCTcatttattaaagaaatttaATGTTCGAACTTAATTTAACTCACGAGTTATATGAAAGTGAGTTTTAGTGAACATGAGATATCAATGCgatatttttaaagtaaaaattatatatacacgacgagttttttaattatatataacgAATTATATGAGTGAGTTTTAATGAATGAGATATCAAAGAgattgatatttttaaacctaaaattatatattatataaatcaaaaatattttattttacattttaactataataaacgaacataagtaaaatataacttaTCTTCTTTAATTATCTAAGCCTTTTGCAAGAAAAATACACAGTATCACATTAGAGTTTATGtgaatctttttatatatataaacacatatTAGGTTATCGTTCCACAGAATCACTGATTCCAAAATAGGTTATCTTtcacattttaaaattattttaatatttagattttaggtAATGctttaaaatttcttataatatt includes:
- the LOC108834889 gene encoding fe(2+) transport protein 3, chloroplastic yields the protein MAASSSNILCNASESDPCRDDSAAFLLKLVAIASILLSGAAGVSVPLIGRNRRFLQTDGSLFVTAKAFAAGVILATGFVHMLAGGTEALKNPCLPEFPWSKFPFPGFFAMVAALITLLVDFMGTQYYERKQEREASTDEQSQSIVVPLVAEGGCNDEKVFGEEDSGGIHIVGIHAHAAHHRHSHSQGHGSCDGHSKIDIGHGHEHGGLELGSGARHVVVSQVLELGIVSHSIIIGISLGVSQSPCTIRPLIAALSFHQFFEGFALGGCISQAQFRNKSATIMACFFALTTPIGIGIGTAVASSFNSHSVGALVTEGILDSLSAGILVYMALVDLIAADFLSKRMSCNFRLQIVSYLMLFLGAGLMSSLAIWA
- the LOC108834891 gene encoding coatomer subunit zeta-1; amino-acid sequence: MELSPKVKNILLLDSEGKRIAAKYYSDDWPTNTAKEAYEKAVFSKTKKTNARTEVEVTALENNIIVYKFVQDLHFFVTGGEEENELILASVLQGLFDAVNLLLRGNVDKREALDNLDLIFLCFDEIIDGGIVLETDANVIAEKAGINSIDPNALLSEQTISQALATAREHLTRSLLK